The genomic region TCTTAGGTGTGAACTGGTACGACCTGTCACCATTTTAAAAGATGACGACTTAAAAACTACCCCGATTTTTCCCTTAGACCTCCCTGGTTGATTAAGTGGCCCCCCGATTGTGCCCAAATGAATTTTGTCGGTGCAGGGCAGGGACCCTGATTAGAGCCTATCGGGGCCAATTATTTCGTCTGCATTTGTGTCCACTGCTTAAAATCGTTTAGATCCTTTCTTATCTACCGTAGCATTTGCTTTCACTGTTGGCGGCAAAGTCCTAGGAAGAAGTACAACAAAACAGAATTTATTATTGTAACTCTCTTGGTTTTTTCAACTGGGCTAAGTAAAGTgtgtagaaaatgaaatgctgCATTCCTGAAATTTCGTGGCACAACCGTGATCCAGTATTAAGCATTGATTTGCAGCCACAATCCAACGATGGCTTCGTCAGACTTGCTACAGGAGGAACTGATTCTCACGTTCTGGCAAGTTTCTTTCTTAAGAATATCATGATGAACATCACCCGTAATTCCCTACTGTGCGTTTTAGATGTGGAATGTAACAATTGGAGAAAATGGAGTAGGAACTGTGGAATTCCTGTCAGATTTAGCCAGACATCAGAGAGCTGTCAACACAGTCAGATTCTCACCGAATGGTGAAATTTTAGCATCTGGGGATGATGGTATTACCTAAGAGAGCCATAGAAGAATCTTCTGTGTTTTTGATTAAAAGTataaattaagttttttttaatccatAGAGGCTGTCATTATACTTTGGATGTTGAAGCCCAAATCAGACATACCTGATCTGTTTTCCAATAAAGATACAGAAGCAGAGAATCAAGAAAACTGGACAGTACTAAAAATACTTAGAGGGCATATGGAGGATGTGTATGACATTTGTTGGTCACCAGATAGCTGTCAGCTGTTATCAGGCTCAGTCGACAACACAGCCATTTTGTGGGATGTCAGCAAAGGTTTTAAACAAGAATAGTAATTTATAAAATCGCTTGAGTTGTAATTCTAATGTCTAGGAAAGTCAATCCATCTATTCTCCGAACACAAAGGATTTGTTCAAGGTGTTGCATGGGATCCAAAGAATCAATTCATTGCAACATTAAGCAGTGACAGGAACTGCAGAATTTATtcacttaaaacaaaaaaagttgtgCAGAAACTATACCAGGTATAAAATGCGCTTCCGTTGTTCCTAAccatatatttaaaataataacaaaagaaactgttGATTGTTAGGCTCAACTGAAAATGGGGGATGGTGAGGAAAAGCCCTATAAACTCTTTCACGACGACACTCTCAAGACATTCTGTCGCAGATTAAATTTCTCGCCAGACGgtttaattcttttcacaCCGTGTGGTCTCCTAGAGCTGAACGAAGGGACTGACGCCAATGAAGAGAGTgaagcaagaagaaaagagaaaaagataaacGCGACTTACGCCTTTGCCCGCAACAACAATTTCTCGAAACCAGTTGCATATTACCCCTCAGCTGACCGCTATTCGGTTGCTGTCCGCTGTTGCCCAATTTTGTACGAATTGCGACCTGGGCAACCATCCCTATACGGCATTCCCTACCGAATGGTTTTCGCCGTTGCAACACAAAACGCCATTCTCCTCTATGATACCCAGCAGGTTACACCTTTCGCAAGAATTGCCCGTATACATTATACTCGACTTACAGATATTGCCTGGTATATAATATGCAATTATTCCATATTGCCTagttttcaaagtttttcATGTTATTGAACCAGGTCTAACAATGGACGCATCATAGTAATATCATCTACGGATGGCTACTGCTCGATTGTAACGTTTACTGAAAAAGAACTTGGCACGCCATATGAACCTGCCAAATGCACAGAAGAAGCTGTCTCGCCCAGTTTACCATCGAGTTTCCAGACTCTACTGCAGGGCGAGATATTCCAAGAAAATGTTCAGCCTTCGAACAATGCCGATGATGAAGATTTCCACTTGGCTTATGAAGACACCGAAATGACCCTGGACACTCCTGCTCCATGTCCTCCAACTAACAAGTCAAACCTTGGATGCCCGGCCGCACTCAAAAGTCCTAACAATGCAAATATTCGCAGTAGCCCGAGGCGTGTTCAATTAATAACCCTAACCAGTcccaagaaaaccaagaattAGCGCTATTCTagatattcttttattttctttgtttatttgtaCGAAAATGAACGAATAATGCGAAGCAATCCCATTGTCATCTCTTAATTTTGAGTCTTATGTTTTTGATCACGGTCGAATATAACTTACATGAAAAAAGTGGTCAATAACTAAAGCGAAATCTGTATGATATGTAAGATTAATTCCCATACCGACAAAAACACATTGAGACCCTACGACGATCagacaaaaaattttaaaagctaTGACCATCGCGCCATCTCCTTTTTctcaataataaataaaactaaacaTTTAAATCAATTGTCTTCTTTGTCTTTACTCTATATATCAATGTGGAAGTTTTTTTCCATGTAAACGCTGGCCGTGCATCGGATCGTGTTTAGTGGTCACCAATTCTCTGGAATACAACATAGCAAATGAGATTAATAATTTTCTAGAATTCATTAGCGTATTGCGATTTTCCTCCGTACTGAAGCTAGAATTTGTTGATGTGCAAACAATCAGGGGTACATGGCGGTAATGGAGCTTATGAAGGGTAGGGTGCATTAATGTCTGATTTGGTTTATCCCCAAGGTCTTTCACCTTGTGACCACGTGGTGGAGGGGTATAAAAACGCTCCCGTCAGATCTCTGTACATCAGTCGTTCTCAAGTCTTCACTCTCTAAGCTTCGTCTTCATTTTTTAGTCCTATTTGATTTCCAGCAATTTTATCAACCCTCTGACAAGTATTCATTATTCGTAGTTTTGCCTGTTTTTGTTGAGTATTCATTGTTCTAACATATTTCCCATCTTGTAATTACAATTAGGATCTACAGCACAATGTTGTTTCCCGCCGTGTTACTGCTGTCTTGCATGTGGACTTCGACATTGGCTGGCAATGAATTGAGTGCGTTGAATGTCAGCCCCACAAACGCGTCTACGAACACTACCGTCCAGATCCCTTCAATGATTTTTTCTCACCTTCCGAAAGCCATACGTACCAAGGGCAATCAGACTTTGCATACATCAATTCCACATTCAAAGGTAAAACATTAAATTCTCTCGGTTCCCATTTTCGATCATTACtgaaatcttttatttttaaagataaaaatcaCCAGTGTTGATGCCAAAGATAACAAAGTAATGGCTGCAAATACAACAACGACGAGCAAGTTGGGCGCCATAACTCTACCGGCAATTGTACgtaatttgaaaaatggcgaCGACCGTTCTAATTCAAGTAGACTGCTGGACCGATTTGCATCGATTTCGAAGGTTTCTTTGGCGAGTTTGGCGTCAACCAAAATTAGCAACGTTTCAAATAAAACGTCAACACCAAGAAATGAACGGGCATCTGCCAACATAACTCTGGTTGAGTTGAAGAACGCCACTGATCGGGCCAACAGGACCATTGCAAAACGTGCAGTGCATAATTCTACAGTGGTAGATAGAGCGTCGTCGTTTTTCCACAAGCTACCCGTCGTGTTGGTAAATACCACATCCAATGTTACATCCTGGGTTAGGAGGCTGTTCAGTCCTGGTAACAATGCATCTGCGAACGTAACTACGAAAAAAGTCACCCGGGACACACTTGCAGCTGAACTCAAGTCTCTCGTTAACTCATCTCAAACAAGCAAATCTACAGTAAATTTGACGACGGAAAGCAAGGCAAAATCTGGTGATGATCTTGGTGctaatgaagaagagaaaagcgATCTATTCAACACAACTTCGATACTGAATCTGACATCCGCCACGATCAAGCGAGATACCGGAAACAAGACAGTTGATGTACCAACAACGAAGGGAAGTAATTCATCGCTAGCTAATGCTACTAAAGAAGAGATCAAGCCCGATGCTAAAAACTCAGAAGGCTCTTTGCGTCTATCAAACGTCACACCTTTGCCTGTGGTGGCAGTTGACGATGGAGTTCCTTCCACGAAGCTCAACGATGAAACTCCAGTAACAACTGCGAACGCTTCACTGACCTCGAAATCGTTGGATTTATCTAACAATCGTACTCGACGTCATAATAACCCCTCACGCTATGGCCGGCCTGCTCAGCCGCAATACATGATGCCCACTACGCCAGCTCCTAGTTACCAAGGCTACACTACTTCTGCACCCTACCAACCTGCTGCTCCTGTTTACGGAATGGCTCCTGCTGTCCCTGCTACTCCTGCTGCCCCCTCTTACGGAATGGCTCCTGCTGCCCCAGCTGCCCCCTCTTACGGAATGGCTCCTGCTGCCCCAGCTGCCCCCGCTTACGGAATGGCTCCTGCTGCCCCAACTGCCCCCGCTTACGGAATGGCTCCTGCTGCCCCAGCTGCCCCAGCTGCCCCCGCTTACGGAATGGCTCCTGCTGCCCCAGCTGCCCCCGCTTACGGAATGGCTCCTGCTGCCCCAGCTGCCCCCGCTTACGGAATGGCTCCTGCTGCCCCAGCTGCCCCCGCTTACGGAATGGCTCCTGCTGCCCCCACCTACGGAATGGCTCCCATTGCCCCTGCTACTCCTGCTGCCCCATCCGCTCCCACCTACGGAATGGCTCCAGTTGCCCCATCGGCCCCCACCTACGGAATGGCTCCAGCTGCCCCATCGGTCCCCACCTACGGAATGACTCCAGCTGCCCCATCGGTCCCCACCTACGGAATGACTCCAGCTGCCCCATCGGCCCCTGCATACGGAATGGCTCCAGCTGTTCCTATGGCCTATGGAATGGCTGCCACTACACCCAGCTATGGCATGCCGACAGAATCTTACTACACTGCTCCCCCACCGACGTACACTACTAGTGCACCGTACAGCGCGCAGTCAACCACCGCTGCTTATGGACCTGCCCCTGTTAGTTCTGCAGCGCAGCCCTATGGTGGGTCAATGCCATCTCGTCCGTCGGCCACTGCGTCACCATGgctttaatttaattattgtAGAAGCAGATAGCACGATTTCCAACTGCATTTGACCTTCGATGTAtagttttatgattttttttacttccacTTAATATTATGATATGAAAAGGTACTGAAGCGAAAGATTTTATGCGAAGGTGTAAGGGCAAATTTCGAAATacaattcttaaaaaaattgttttcacgTACAATCCAAGTCGCATCACTGGCGTATTTTCTGAATAGCTCTAGATAATttggacgtttttttttttgcttttatacCTTACTTTCCTAATCAAGCGTTTGAATTCGACTGAAATCGGTCATCAtaaatagaaacaagaaatCCATTTGGAATATGTGACACCATAAAATTAAAGGTattgaaacaaacaatacaCATTTAAAGGTTATTAAATAAGGTTTGAGGCCGGCTCTTTATCGTTGTTATATGCAATACTGATGGAGTAGTGTTTCACTATACAAtagtttttgttatttcgcTAGTTGAAGTAGCTGTAATTAGATGGGTGTGGATCGGAGTATCGATGAAGCTGCATCAATAACTGAAGTAGATCTAGAAGCAGTACTACCCTCAGTTCCTTCTGTAGCTGAAACTGTTGGAGTGGTAGAGGTTGAATCACTGACAATTACTGACGTGTCTGTGGTCGCAATTGCTTCTGTAGTAGGAGTAAGTATATTTGTAGAAGTTGCTGGACCAATAACGATCGACATTGCCCCAGTTATGGTAGACGTGATTTCGCCCACAGTCGTGGATGTGAATGTTGTAAGGGTTGTTTCTGTATTTAAAGTGGTTGGTTGGTTAGTGTCAGAAGAGGATTGGCCCGAATTAGTTGAAGTGCTCGTCGTTTCAACTATGGTTGCAGTAATTGGGATGATAGAAGATGATTCGCTAACAATAGTTGGCGTAGGAATAGACAAAGTTGTTTCCGTAGCTGACTCAGAGGTAAATGCAGCATTTGATGCACTGCCAGTAGATGGTGTGCTTGtagtttcatttatttctgtCGTTGAACTTATTGGATCAGAAGTACTTGATTCGCTCACGGTCGTTGACACAGGTGTAGTCACAGGTGTTTCTGTCACTGAAAAAAGTGTAGTGGTCAAAGTTGGAAGACTGTCAGTAAATGACGTGGCTGTACTTGGCGCCATAACAGAAGACAATTCGTTGGCATTCGTTGACGTTGGTGGGGTTTCATTGGTTTCTGTAGCTACAGTAAACATAGTGGTTGCTGCTGATAGCATGTTAGTTGGTGATGATACCGTTGTTTCTGTTACTGTTGAACTGACTGAAGTGGTAGAAGTTGATTCGCCAAAAATCGTCGATGCGAGTGTGGTGACATCTGTTGCTGAGGCAAGTATGGTAGTGGAAGTTAATAGACCGATAGTGGATAACGATGTTATTTCAGTCATAGTAGACGTTGTGTCACTGACAGTCGATGACGTGGGGATGGATACGATAGTTTCTGTAACTGCAGTAGCTGTTGCGATAGAAGTATGTTGATCAGTAGCAGTAGACATCGTGTTTTCGGCTATAGTTGAACCGGTTGGGGTAGTAGAAATGGATTCAGCGATAGTCGTTGGTGTGGGTTCGGTTACAATGTCTCCTGTAACCGAAACAGGTATAGCCGTAGATGATAAACTGATGATAGCAGATGAGGTGGCTGAACTTTCGGTCATGGTTGAGGAGGAAATTATTTCACTAACATCGGTTGTCATTGACATTGGTATGGTTTCAGTGTTTAAATCTATATTTGGTGTAGTTTGTGAAATTGATTCACTACTATCGGACAATGTAGTCGTAATTTCTGTTGACTCTGTGGTGGCTATTGATGGGGTACCAGACATTGATTCGGTGGTGGTCAGTGGAATCGAGGACGATTCAATGGTTTCTACAATCAAACTTACTGAAGTGGCAGAAGTTGTTTTGCTGGTAGTGGTTGACAGGACTGTGGTTTCCGTTGTTTCGATAAGTGTATCCGTTGACATCGCAGGCGTTGTTTCCATGCTATCTGTGGATGTGGATGCAATAAGCGTTTCCATGGTTGAAATTGTTGGAGTGCTAGACCCAGGTGTTGACATCAATAGGGTTTCTGTTGCTGTGATTGAAATTAATGGGTTCGCGGATGCTGATGTTCCTGTACTTGATGACACGGCAATGGTTGTTACTTTTGGTGTCATTGGTGCTGTAGTTGTTCCTGTGGTTGTCGATGACGAGGGAGTTGCTGTGGAGGTTGTTGCCGGTCTAAATAGCTGAACAATATTTTGTATCAATGTTATGAGGAACGCAAAGGCTCGTGCTTCGGCTTCGTGTGACAGCTCGGTTGGTGGGTGAACGTTAGTTCTATGATTGTCTGCTTCTAGAAGTAAATAAAAGTTGAAAGTGGCTTCATGAAATTTTTCTATAGCTTcgaaattattgtttttgaaatataccgCGGTGTTCGCTCATGGTTGAGTTCTAGAATAAAGGCATAACATTGTAGAGCCTTTTTGATATGCTTAAGATGCGCAACGTAAAAACCCAGCCAAGTTGTTACGGTGGTACCTTAACATTGTTTTCTTATGGAGcttgaatgaaaaataaagatttacgaaacaaaaatgatttctgTTGATTTCGTAAATCACTATTTTCGGTATTGATATACTCTATTGTCTAAATTACGTAatataattcaaaaacgagCTTAACGTTGATACATCTCCGCGAGGCAGAGGTGGATCGGGAACGCTAAACATGATAAAGTGAATGATTTTACTCGCCTTCTTTAATTTCCGATCGAAATTGTTTAGGAAGTAGCAGCAGCTGCGATGAAGTTCTGTCACCCAGTCCCCCCAAATCCGTGGGTCTTCCATGTATTAGCTGCGGGATCAATAATACCTGAAATTCGTATTCCATCAAAGACGAAGAATTTAGTAATACAAAACCCAGAAGTAAaccctatttcttttttaatcaatAATATGGTAGGCAAACAGTGACtaacattttcaatttaaacaatagGTTTAACTTAAGAAATCAATACTTGCAGTTCACAGAATCAACTTAGTTGGGAAATCTATTGgtagatttgaaaaaaaacattcgattttactttaaaatttaaattgttgGCCGCCTGCATTCCGATAATCAATATTGGGCAGGATGTACGGGATTGCAGCCGGCTGTTTTGTGGCTCAAATAATTAAAGGAGATACGATAGAATAGGTAAGTACACCGGAAATCATGCCAATTTACGTACGTTATATTCTAGTTACCTTCACCGAACTAACAAATATTAGTGTTTGCCATCTACCAGATCATTTTTTAAGGTCGTTTTCAgccttgtttttttcgtaataTGGTAGGTACAATTATTTTCCTATACACATATATTTAGGCAAAATGGTGAACACCAGCACAACAAAGACATAGAACTCTAGATTCATGGATTGAATTGTATCTTAACTTTACCagaaataatcgaaaaaatgTAACAAACATCGCGGATGTATGTGGATTCAAGTCAAGATGCACGtttcgaaagaaagaaatgaacagATCTGGGCAACGTTCTGTACGTACGCTGCTGATGCTAGTTTTTAACTTATCCAACGTAGTTCGTAGCTTCACTTGGTTTCGTGTGTGCCACAGATATTACTGGAGTTGACTTTACGTTAGCTGTAATCTTATATAGACTATATTCGTTCCCCATACTGCAGGTTATGCACTTTTGCATTCAGCAGAAACTTTTCGAAAGCGAGAGAAATAGCTGTATTGAGTCCTAGATTAGTTATACCTTTTTGTTCGTAGGTTTGCAGGTTGTCAAGTTTCAGTGTGCTACCTCCACAATCTTCCCACAGGTCCATCAATGGCACGTTTGTTAGTATGGCGTGGGAAAACTATGCATATGTTTCAGAGGCCGAACGAGATAGACGTTGCACGAGTATTGGGCTACCGGATACATTCGCTGTTGTGTATTTACTGCCTGCCATTAAAGAAACAATTCAGTTATTCATACGCTATTCAGTGTTATTCTTACATTAGAAGAGAATTCGTGCACACGCGATAGAAAATTTAGAATTGCGTAAAACGATGAGAATCCGGAAATGTCGTTCTATTTACAAATAACTAGaacattttccaaaattctAAAAGTTTCAGTAAACTATAAATGGTGGACATAATACTCCGATGTGATTTCTATAATATGATAGTACACAACACGCTAATATTTCGAAATTTGAGGAGAAAACCTCGATCTGTTAACTGTGGCCTGAAACAGGTGGGCTTGTTACATGGAACTATGTTCTAGCAAGGACATGTCTACAGCTGATCGAATATCgcaaattaaatgaattaatATATCAAGGTCAGGTAAAGCCATAACAGAGTAGACTAGAGACTAGACGCTCATTCGTAACAGTTCTTAATTTCTGTAACAATCAAGTAATACAATAGTCAAATGCAAGTTGAGTTGTATCCTACCATCTGACGAGTAGTAGAATATCCATCTATACTAGCAGCAATCATCCGGAAAAACAACTTCCCAGACATTGTGTTCTGTGTTATTCATCTATATACATATTACTGACTAATTACATTTGATAATTGTAGTTGTATCTGTGTTGTAGTTTTCCATCATACTAAACAAAGCAACAAAAGTTGACTAATTCTATTTTCAGTCAGAcctgtatttttaaaatgcataCTTTTGAAATGATTTGTAAACTATaatataagaataaaaaaatagcagTAAATGAGCATCAGCCTTATGAATTAGGCCTACATTATTTCACGAAATGCGCCAATTGAAGAAAACGTCTAGGTATTGTACATGCTAATACTAAATTATCACAAAAGTGATTGAAATTAGTATCCATCTCACtggaaaaaagatttaaataatttttaaagcCGTTCTTGTCTCTTATGCCTCCATTTTACTAATCAGTCCCTCTCTATTGAAGATTAAAAATGCAACATGGCCGACAGAAAAGGCTCCATTTCTTTCACACTCGAAATCGACTTCTTCAGCTTTGATGTAACCTTCGTGATTGACGAAAAACGCCCATCGTGTTATAATTATCTTCCCTTACCTCTTCAGAACTTAAACTGACGCGCTGCCCGTAGGGTTGTGTGAACTTATATAAGCACCTTCAGTGACAAAGCTTCACTCTAGTCTCTACTCGTTCACTGACGTCAACAGCAAGCGGCTGCACCATGTCGGTATCGATATGGAGGTATGTacactttaaattttttttattatataaaaaagaaagtttataTCTAAGTTCAAGTTGCTCTTCTTCATCTGCTTTCCAGATTGgtagccattttcttttgcataaCAAGTGCTGCCTGGTGTCAGGATTATCAGCAGCAAAAGTATGGGGAATATGAAACTCATCGCCATTACAGGTCTGCTGGCGCCGAGCCAACAACCAGTGCACCAGCTTCAGTGAGTTTAAAGGTAAAGGTAGTCAAGTAGTCCGACattaaaagaataaatttgaattatttgttAGCAGGAAGTTCCAGTTGGGAATCAAACACTTGAGTCTGATGTCACAAATTCTACAATTACAGCCCCTAAAAGTACCAGAGATATTAATGACATGTTCCCATCTGACGTACAGTTTATTGATGATGCTGATGTTGTGACATTACCAGATGGCTCCATAGCTTTGATTACTGATAAGCCAGAGGTTAACACTACTGAGGTGCCAATTGTAGTTCCATCGTTGGTGGGTCGTGACACAAGCAAATCAATTGTGGAGCCCTCTGTTGATGGTAGTATGGATGGTGTGAATGTTACAGTTGAAGGAAATAAGACCGGCATGGAAAACTTAACTGATGAAGCTATCAAAATGTTGAAGAGGAGGCAAGCTCCACAGTTCTTTCAAGTTCCTGTGCAACCCCAACAGATTCCACTGGCACCCCAATTCCAGTTCCATCCTCTACCTGTCCAACAACCAGTTGTTCCTGCAAACCAATTCAAGGTAATGTCGTATATGTAGTATGCAGTGCCTTTTAAATTAGCCTTTTTACTTATTTAAGGTTCCTACCCAGTTTTTGTTATCTGCACAACCTGGCCAACCTGCTATTTTCTTTCAGCTACCCCCAGCCGATCAGGCTCGAATCGctccatcaaatatacctcaCGTCGTGCTGCAGCAGCAAGCGAATGTTCAACAAGCGCAAGGTTTAGGTTCTAAGCAGCCGCTACCCAAACTGTCGCTGAATCCTGTTCCGATTCCAACTTCGACTCCTCTCGGTAACGCTACACATCCGGTATCCAGCAATGGTAGTCAAGCAAGTGTGCTGAAGACTCGTGAAGCTCACGCGAGTAGGCCTATGCACAATTGGCAGCCACCAGTGGTTTCGTTTaagcctcctcctcctccaacTACTACTCCAGCTCATCTAGGTCAGAGTCCAATGCTTTCACAAGCTCCATTGCCGCAACCCCCGCCTGCTTCTCCATCTCCAGTTCCTGCTCGAACTGCTCCAATAGAAGCATCTTTACCAGTTGGGTCTCCTGTTCAGCGCCCAGTGgtatgtttattttgtttcatggTTTCATACATAAGTTGACACCTATTGCGATCTAGAACACACAGATTCCGGCACAGGTTCCGGCACCAATTCCTATGGTAGTAAtacgtttttatttataatttcgATAGTTAAATAAACATGATTTTCTATTTCCAGATGCCACAAGTACCGTCTCAGCCCATGGTGGTAAGCTTGAATGAATGATTGACTTGAGTCGATTCTAGTACATTCACGTTGGGTTTAAACTTAATTGTAGAGACCACAGTTGCAAGGACAGCAAGGCCCTTCACGACTGGGTCAACAAGAGGGTCAACAAAACATTGCACCATCTCCCAGTGGAATGGATGTTTTCCCTGCTCAGTCTTCTATACAAGGGAATCAGGCACTACCGGTGACTACTGCCTTTAATCAGCAACCTCAACAGCC from Daphnia carinata strain CSIRO-1 chromosome 6, CSIRO_AGI_Dcar_HiC_V3, whole genome shotgun sequence harbors:
- the LOC130690103 gene encoding MAGE-like protein 2 isoform X2; this encodes MSVSIWRLVAIFFCITSAAWCQDYQQQKYGEYETHRHYRSAGAEPTTSAPASVSLKEVPVGNQTLESDVTNSTITAPKSTRDINDMFPSDVQFIDDADVVTLPDGSIALITDKPEVNTTEVPIVVPSLVGRDTSKSIVEPSVDGSMDGVNVTVEGNKTGMENLTDEAIKMLKRRQAPQFFQVPVQPQQIPLAPQFQFHPLPVQQPVVPANQFKVPTQFLLSAQPGQPAIFFQLPPADQARIAPSNIPHVVLQQQANVQQAQGLGSKQPLPKLSLNPVPIPTSTPLGNATHPVSSNGSQASVLKTREAHASRPMHNWQPPVVSFKPPPPPTTTPAHLGQSPMLSQAPLPQPPPASPSPVPARTAPIEASLPVGSPVQRPVNTQIPAQVPAPIPMMPQVPSQPMVRPQLQGQQGPSRLGQQEGQQNIAPSPSGMDVFPAQSSIQGNQALPVTTAFNQQPQQPKFQMAPMGSPIPQSPPSLQMKNPVVSPPQRLASPMNEPQPFGLRGDLLQQPPVAQRSESPVQLPQQMAPPMGAAMAQPFPIDMAQRSDSFAQRPPLQVPPVTGFPIDQSPTQSAQRLEPLTNQQPPVQIASPRASPTVQQPQFQPQINQPMGSPMNQPMGSPMNQPMGSPMNQPMGSPMNQPMGSPMNQPMGSPMNQPMGSPMNQPMGSPMNQPMGSPMNQPMGSPMNQPMGSPMNQPMGSPMNQPMGSPMNQPMGSPMNQPPQPGPTAPRVGFPGSQMIQQSPPSMEPGVPPNRVVEGAAPQVSQLNQRSVHDVRDNKEAASKERHMGKRSIGMHHMIRRQLDAVPYPSKEAYDFYVVNHYRNEYEETLPIYNFDSVDTTTVAPSYITTTANLGVQYSASRY